In Nymphaea colorata isolate Beijing-Zhang1983 chromosome 5, ASM883128v2, whole genome shotgun sequence, one genomic interval encodes:
- the LOC116254004 gene encoding F-actin-capping protein subunit alpha translates to MADADFEEEDEREELSEKEKTELAKWFLLNSPPGEIQYVAKDVRSLLMDETIYQAAVSEAFPLYNKTHMISFEMPNRSGEVLITTFAELDESHYLDPRTAQVVTVDHVKQVCTEVRPAEDDELPSAYIEDFRSALDAELVKYVTDACPKGVCSVYCTSGKDVEGEGSDFDLVAVISSSRFSPQNFCNGSWRSIWNIKFKDGEQMVELSGRIKVASHYFEEGNVQMDGDHECKDSTMLQSPDDCAIQLTNIIRHHESEYLSSLEASYSNLPDSTFKDLRRKLPVTRTLFPWHNTVLFNLTKDLSKELGIGK, encoded by the exons atggctgaTGCAGATTTCGAAGAGGAGGATGAGAGGGAAGAGCTCAGCGAAAAGGAGAAGACGGAACTCGCTAAATGGTTCCTTCTGAACTCCCCGCCGGGCGAAATTCAGTACGTCGCCAAAG ACGTTCGATCGCTGCTTATGGATGAAACCATTTATCAGGCGGCGGTTTCCGAAGCATTTCCTTTATACAACAAGACCCATATGATTTCTTTCGAAATGCCCAACAGAAGCGGTGAG GTTCTCATTACGACGTTTGCTGAACTTGATGAGAGCCATTACCTTGATCCCAGAACTGCCCAAGTAGTTACAGTAGACCATGTCAAACAA GTTTGTACAGAAGTGAGGCCTGCAGAGGATGACGAGCTTCCATCTGCATATATTGAAGATTTTCG gAGTGCACTTGATGCTGAACTTGTCAAATATGTTACTGATGCTTGTCCAAAAGGAGTCTGTTCAGTTTACTGTACAAGTGGGAAAGATGTTGAAGGAGAGGGTTCTGACTTTGATCTTGTAGCGGTGATATCTTCTTCAAGATTCAGTCCACAAAACTTCTG CAATGGGAGCTGGCGATCAATATGGAATATCAAGTTTAAAGATGGTGAGCAAATGGTGGAATTATCAGGCAGGATTAAG GTTGCTTCTCACTATTTTGAAGAAGGAAATGTGCAGATGGATGGTGATCACGAATGCAAGGACTCAACGATGCtgcag tcaCCTGATGATTGTGCCATACAGTTGACAAATATAATCCGACACCATGAATCTGAATATTTGTCATCTCTTGAG GCTTCATACTCAAATCTTCCTGACAGCACGTTTAAG GATCTCAGAAGGAAATTACCGGTGACACGCACCTTGTTTCCGTGGCACAACACTGTCCTCTTTAATCTCACTAAAGATCTATCGAAGGAGCTTGGCATCGGAAAGTAG
- the LOC116254066 gene encoding glucuronokinase 1-like isoform X1, producing MDDLNGEKKRQPGHGDGDDGSTCFTIDHKAYARVGLLGNPSDVYNGRAISFALGNFCATVRLRPSDSLIIQPHPFHDFVQFPSIDSLSDRVQKEGYYGGVRLLMAICKVFYKYCKENNINLKSGNFTLSYDTNIPRQYSFMDLLAIMTIQAGLSGSSAIVCAALNCLLDFYMVRHLVKVEIRPNLILSAENELGIVAGLQDRVAQVYGGLVYMDFSKQNMDSLGHGLYTSMDTSLLPPLHVIYAENPSDSGKVHSSVRKRWLDGDEFIISSMKQVANLAAQGQESLLGKDYTRLAELMNRNFDLRRSMFGDDVLGSMNISMVEVARSVGAAAKFTGSGGAVVAFCPDGPSQIKRLEEACHRANFVIQPATVVPCVLNDKDLKMLSH from the exons ATGGATGATCTGAACGGAGAGAAGAAGCGGCAGCCGGGACATGGCGACGGTGACGATGGCAGCACTTGTTTCACGATCGACCACAAGGCCTACGCCCGGGTGGGCTTGCTGGGTAACCCGAGCGACGTCTACAACGGTCGAGCCATTTCCTTCGCTCTCGGCAATTTCTGTGCCACCGTCCGTCTCCGTCCCTCCGACAGCCTGATCATCCAGCCCCATCCCTTCCACGACTTTGTCCAGTTCCCCTCCATCGACTCCTTG TCTGATCGAGTGCAAAAGGAAGGTTATTATGGTGGAGTTCGCTTGCTAATGGCAATCTGCAAAGTTTTCTACAAATACTGCaaagaaaataacattaacCTTAAAAGTGGAAACTTCACGTTGTCATATGATACTAATATTCCTCGTCAG TATTCGTTCATGGATTTGCTCGCTATTATGACTATCCAGGCCGGGCTTTCAGGTTCTAGTGCAATTGTATGTGCAGCATTGAATTGCTTGCTTGATTTTTACATGGTCCGACATTTGGTCAAAGTAGAAATCAGGCCAAACCTAATTCTCAGTGCGGAGAATGAACTTGGCATTGTTGCTGGCCTCCAGGATCGTGTTGCCCAAGTGTATGGTGGGCTTGTATATATG GATTTCAGCAAGCAAAACATGGATTCCCTAGGGCATGGTCTCTATACATCCATGGACACAAGTCTGCTTCCTCCCTTGCATGTCATTTATGCTGAAAATCCTAGTGATTCTGGAAAG GTGCATAGCTCTGTCCGAAAGAGATGGCTTGATGGTGATGAGTTTATCATATCCTCAATGAAGCAAGTTGCTAACTTAGCAGCACAAGGGCAGGAGTCACTACTGGGGAAGGACTACACGAGACTGGCAGAACTCATGAACCGCAATTTTGACCTCCGGAG GTCCATGTTCGGGGATGATGTACTCGGGTCAATGAACATATCTATGGTTGAAGTTGCTCGAAGTGTTGGTGCAGCAGCTAAATTTACAGGCAGTGGAGGTGCAGTTGTCGCCTTCTGTCCAGACGGGCCTTCACAAATAAAGCGTCTGGAAGAGGCTTGTCACAGAGCCAATTTTGTCATTCAGCCTGCAACAGTTGTTCCCTGTGTTCTTAATGATAAGGACTTGAAAATGCTTTCTCACTAA
- the LOC116254066 gene encoding glucuronokinase 1-like isoform X2: protein MDDLNGEKKRQPGHGDGDDGSTCFTIDHKAYARVGLLGNPSDVYNGRAISFALGNFCATVRLRPSDSLIIQPHPFHDFVQFPSIDSLSDRVQKEGYYGGVRLLMAICKVFYKYCKENNINLKSGNFTLSYDTNIPRQAGLSGSSAIVCAALNCLLDFYMVRHLVKVEIRPNLILSAENELGIVAGLQDRVAQVYGGLVYMDFSKQNMDSLGHGLYTSMDTSLLPPLHVIYAENPSDSGKVHSSVRKRWLDGDEFIISSMKQVANLAAQGQESLLGKDYTRLAELMNRNFDLRRSMFGDDVLGSMNISMVEVARSVGAAAKFTGSGGAVVAFCPDGPSQIKRLEEACHRANFVIQPATVVPCVLNDKDLKMLSH from the exons ATGGATGATCTGAACGGAGAGAAGAAGCGGCAGCCGGGACATGGCGACGGTGACGATGGCAGCACTTGTTTCACGATCGACCACAAGGCCTACGCCCGGGTGGGCTTGCTGGGTAACCCGAGCGACGTCTACAACGGTCGAGCCATTTCCTTCGCTCTCGGCAATTTCTGTGCCACCGTCCGTCTCCGTCCCTCCGACAGCCTGATCATCCAGCCCCATCCCTTCCACGACTTTGTCCAGTTCCCCTCCATCGACTCCTTG TCTGATCGAGTGCAAAAGGAAGGTTATTATGGTGGAGTTCGCTTGCTAATGGCAATCTGCAAAGTTTTCTACAAATACTGCaaagaaaataacattaacCTTAAAAGTGGAAACTTCACGTTGTCATATGATACTAATATTCCTCGTCAG GCCGGGCTTTCAGGTTCTAGTGCAATTGTATGTGCAGCATTGAATTGCTTGCTTGATTTTTACATGGTCCGACATTTGGTCAAAGTAGAAATCAGGCCAAACCTAATTCTCAGTGCGGAGAATGAACTTGGCATTGTTGCTGGCCTCCAGGATCGTGTTGCCCAAGTGTATGGTGGGCTTGTATATATG GATTTCAGCAAGCAAAACATGGATTCCCTAGGGCATGGTCTCTATACATCCATGGACACAAGTCTGCTTCCTCCCTTGCATGTCATTTATGCTGAAAATCCTAGTGATTCTGGAAAG GTGCATAGCTCTGTCCGAAAGAGATGGCTTGATGGTGATGAGTTTATCATATCCTCAATGAAGCAAGTTGCTAACTTAGCAGCACAAGGGCAGGAGTCACTACTGGGGAAGGACTACACGAGACTGGCAGAACTCATGAACCGCAATTTTGACCTCCGGAG GTCCATGTTCGGGGATGATGTACTCGGGTCAATGAACATATCTATGGTTGAAGTTGCTCGAAGTGTTGGTGCAGCAGCTAAATTTACAGGCAGTGGAGGTGCAGTTGTCGCCTTCTGTCCAGACGGGCCTTCACAAATAAAGCGTCTGGAAGAGGCTTGTCACAGAGCCAATTTTGTCATTCAGCCTGCAACAGTTGTTCCCTGTGTTCTTAATGATAAGGACTTGAAAATGCTTTCTCACTAA
- the LOC116254020 gene encoding cytochrome c oxidase subunit 5C, which yields MAAHKIAHATLKGPSVVKEILIGLSLGLMAGGLWKMHHWNEQRKTRAFYDMLEKGTISVVVDE from the coding sequence ATGGCAGCACATAAGATTGCTCACGCAACCTTGAAAGGACCAAGTGTTGTGAAGGAGATCCTTATTGGTCTCTCCCTCGGCCTTATGGCAGGTGGACTCTGGAAGATGCATCACTGGAACGAGCAGAGGAAAACTAGAGCATTCTATGACATGCTGGAGAAGGGCACCATCAGTGTTGTGGTAGATGAATAA